From Bactrocera oleae isolate idBacOlea1 chromosome 4, idBacOlea1, whole genome shotgun sequence:
CTTGGTTGTCGCCATTGCAATCCTGTGCGTACTTAGTCATGTAATTCTGTATGGTATTCGCAGCGCAGTAGGGATCACTTACGCAGTTGGCGTATGCTGTGAGGATGAGCGGAAGGAAAAAATTTCTTAGTGcctcattattgttgttggtaaaCACTTACCTGTTTCCGATTCTGGGGACTCGCCATTCAACGTAAGCTTACCACCGTCAGACCAGTAGGGCCAAGTGATGCGGAAGAGGCCACAGACGCCGCCAGTACAAGTGGCCGTACGATTACAACCGCTGATGGCCTCGCAAATACACCCCAGGCAAACGTCGGTGACcggtttttctttaaataacaaATGAAGATAATGAGATTGTTTTGTTtcataaaaaaccaaacaacaataaaaagacGAAGCTTATGATAGACAAGTTTTATAAGTCGTTCAAAAGATACGCAGTACagttataaacacacatactatatatgtacgttTAATCTTATTTCATATAACAGATTCATTCAAAATTCTGACAATGAATGGGTTAacccaaattaattttttacacttcTTTAATTATCTTAGCTTAAGGggtaatagttttaaaaaaacttctaatattttgattaactattatatatatgcaaagGCTCATATTAACTACACATACCCTCAAGGAACAATTTTtttgccctgaacagggtatattaagtttgccacgaagtttgtaacaccccgaaAAGTCGGACaccccataaaatgtatatatcatataaatgatcagctgagtcgatttagccctgtccgtctgtctgtgtgtctgtatatacgcaaacacCTCTGTTTTTAAGAtaccgatttgaaattttgcacatgtccttttcttcacaagaagctgctcatgtgTCGAAACAGCAgatgtcggaccactatagcatatagctgccgatCAGAATGAAggccttgtaaggaaaacttttgtatttgacgagatatctttacgaaatttgaaatGAGTTATTGTCTAAGATAATGGTGcgatctccaaagaaattgttattatcggagcactatagagtataactgtcatacaaactaaacgatctaGTATTACTAGTATTtgtaagggtattatagcttcggtgcaaccgaagttaacgtattttcttgTTCAATATAAGTTTGTTCAACTTATTGCATTTTATACCCAattgaagttttttatttagaaaatgttactgcaaatttttgaaattttacttaaaagtaCATGCAAgcccaaaaaatatttaaagttttaaaatggTAAAATTTTCGTAAGcatattgaatattttgattattttactaATAACTTATTTAAAGTACGCAAGTGAAATGAACAAGCAATCATGAAAACCTTAAGGCCGGGAAGGGCAGAGTGTTGATGTGTGCCTACAAGTTTTGCAGGCCCTGTGTTCATGGGCTGAGTTAAGGCGTGATGTTTTTTTTGCTCGTGCCACTTGGTAGCTCATCGACTCTATATCTGGGTtagttaaatattgtatattcaagGTGTTGCTAtcaaatgcttaaaaatttcaataattaattacatcaaaaatgtaattatatttgAACTAATTGCAttacaaaatttcgaaaattccatttcaacaatttttcattaatttgcaTTTAACTGAAAGTTCAATGAAACCTGGAATCAAATGAGGCtcgaaaatgcaaaattaaaattcaacaaaaatattgcGACACAAAAGAATCTAGTCTAACTGGATTTTAAGGGGAATATATAGAAGACGAAACTAGTCGAAAATATACGTGCGTGTGTGTGattataaatttatgtgtttATAATCTAAATCTCAATTGAATTACGACAAGTTTAGCTGCAGTCACATAAATTCgtttaatttatgtttatgATGCATGATAttgaactacaacaacaaaataatcagGGAATTTCAGCGTGAAAGTTATAATTTGTGATTTCATTTTGCGTTTGTATGTTTCATAACACGAGAAGATGTTTGACCGAGTTTGTCCTGCAAATTATATTTACGTCTCGACTTTATTCTACAAACGCTCTAACCAAACCTAACAAGTTTGAAATACTTTCGACCGGTTTTctgatttaatttattgtatatcaTTCTCATATCAGAAATGAACTCAAAGTTTTGACCTTGCCTGTCAAGTAGCTACCTTTACCAGAAATAACTTTAAACCataaacagagtatattaagtttgctacgaagtttgtaaaaccctgaagaaaacgtcggatcttaaaaagtttatatattaatgattaGCGTAACGAGCTGAGCCGCTtaagccatgcccgtctgtctgtaatTTTTGGGATATTGATCTGATATTTGGCACACGTCCATTTTTCTCCAGGAAGCTGCTCAATTGTTGGAACCGCCCATAGCAtttcactatagaatatagcggccatacgggattttttccttattaagtaaccttaattcgacttgaatGTAAACCGTTAGCCAGTTACGTTTTCAGAGTTTTGTTATACATACAGTTGATGTTAGAAATGCACTTGTGAGGAGGATTATAGTTAacgcttttattgttttttataagtttatattgATTGACGCTCTATTACTAATATTGGAACATGGTTCGAGCTAtaacacaaataattttaaatactacAACAACTGCATATAACTAACTAGCTTGTGCTGAAATTAGTAACTTcttcgatttaaaaaaatactctctctaaatttgccaataatatGTCAATAATTGATATGGTCCTGAATGAGAACAGGAAATAATTCAGTTTTAATAGATCCGGATATTACTATTCTCATTGGAATCTCAGTTTTGCTATTGACAGTTCTTGTACAGAAATTCTGAACAGTTTTCTCAACTTCGTACTTGGATGTCGACACCACAAAACTTTATCTTGATTCCCGAAATAAATCAAATTGCCACGATTTCCGAAGAAATAAGATTATAAACTCCGTTCTTGAAAACTTCAAGCACACTTAAGTGACTGTTGCACCAAGGTAGGAGTAATAAGCAatcattatacaattttttctgttatttgcattatttttcataaataacaatattttttggtattCTGATACATTTTGTGGAGGAACTCATTTCCTGCCAGTTCTTCTGCAAACTTTACCACAAAATAAGCTTGACTTTGAACATTTAAGTGGactttgttttacaatttttcgctTCTCTTACTCAGCTCAACTTGATCTTGAGTTTGCTGTGAGGAGCATTGCCTCGTTTAAATAGACTACTCAAGCGTATAGTTTGCATTTCCGAAGCATATAAGATCAGTCGTACAGTATGTGATGTAAATTAGCATACCTGTTGGAATATTTTCAAGCTCTTTTGAATATAGTGACAATTACAGATTTACATTAGCTCTCACACCTCTAGATGAGAGCAAAGTTCAACGACATCTAAGTATAAGAAACCAAGAACAATCATATACCCCTGATGCACCCAACTGGTAGTAcgtgaaataatttaataattgtattattttataatactccAAACCTCTCCGGCTACTAAGCTTAAAGTAGCAGCTGCTGGTAAACATCAGGTGTTGAAAAGTATCGGTATGTTGCGAAATATATTTCATCTACTTTTCTCGACACAAACTTTATCATTTATCCTTTCTCTCGATACTTTTAGAAACTGCTCTAAAGCATATAGTATTGAGATCTATGATGTCAGTACCGCGAGCACATATTCTGATCGACTGACATCCAAAAAATCGTTATATATTATACAGGAATTGAATTGAGTATTCATACTGGATATTCGGAATGGCCCTTAGAAGACATTCACTATCATGTCATTTGCGATAAGTTCAAGTGAAGCTGAGCTTCTTAAGGTTGAAATTTATTACTAAAGCCCCCAAGATTTTCTTCAAGTAACTCtgcaaatcatttttaaaatgtgcAATAAATAGAAGTTTTAAGATGGTGTAATTATCTGTAGAGATCGACTATGATGACAAGCTAACCGAAATATTCGTCAtcagatgtacatacatacgatatatgtatatataatcaagcaaaaacttttaaacacAACTTTTCTCTAGATGCATTTCGATAGTAAAAAGGTCAAGCTGGTCTTAAAGAGCTTCATTGCTCTCTTTAGATAGCAAAGCCAAAAtccatgatttttttttggtatagtTCTTGGTTATTgtgttaagaaaaatataaacatgaaaaaaacgttgatttcggctgcaccgtagctatactatactcttcacaaataaaaaagtttccacacaagaacttaattttgatcgaacGAGCTATAtgatagttatccgatctgaacaatttgttcggggATTACACCGTTGGTTCATCACGTCATCATTTataattatggtatattttttagggtttccgacgtttgaTTCTaactgttacaaacttcgaggcaaacttaatatatcttgTTTAACATAAGATAAGATAAAAACAGCAAATGGCTCACGGTTTCATGACAGTAATGAGAAACTCAACTTCATAAATATTCGAAGCTCAAATTTCCTATTGGTTAACATATTTAGTGACGCATGCAAGCTCTCTAGCTAATAAGTTGCTCGTACATGCGTCCATGAACTTCGTCTACGTCCAACTGCGCCGTTACCGGTACATATTCCAAACTACAAAAGCCATACTACCAATGCTCGCAGAAACACTCACATGTGAGTATATAGTAGCACTAGCCTACAAACAAGGCTAGTTTGACAACTTTACACTTACTCCGTTGTAAATGCGAAAATGTTCTTGCCTCGCTGTGGCGTGTCATAATAGCAGTTGCAGCTGCTACTAGCTAGCTATGGGGCGGTCGAGTTGAATTCCAGcgacatactcgtacatatatttaataccaGAAATATCCATTAACTTTGAAAAACGAGTCGCTAGCTGCGCATCAAGTTCATTCATCTTCAATTGCTAGAAGCATCAACAAATTAACAAACTAGCCTTGCTGGTCAATAAACATACTAAATTTCATATCTTATAGTTGGTCTTCAATACACTGattcatatatatacttgtattagagtatttttatgtaaataaaatgataaaagcGACGCAAATTAATGACTTTAACTTGAATATTCTCTATCCGATATAAATCCGATTGATTGAGCTCATTTGGGAGTGAAAtgcaaattgaattaaaaaaatatgtaattactAAAATGAATTTAGAAAAcagctaatattatatataaaattctcttgtcccggtgtttgttgccaaactccgAAATGGCTGAACCGATTTAGATGAGATTTAGTGTGCTTATCGGGTAAGTTCGAAAATTTACCAACAGTTATTTTTCATACCCCTAAATGTTATGGTGGACCaccttttttaactttttggaCAACAATTTCTTTTCATGATTCAGCGttgaaaaatacatattattataaatttttatattattatgttcCATCCATAAGATGTCAATCgcatataataattgtagtttACCGACTATTCACTCCTCTTTCAATAATATTAACATCGCCCACACACCTATAttgttagttatttttaaaagcatttcctgaaaaaattatttcgaaaaataatgtatatggCAAAACATCGCTTTCCGGGTTagctagtatatatatattagaatcTAGTATATAGGATCTAAGTTAGTTTGAGTACTCGTAGTGTTAAGACTTAATCCTGCGTTCTTACAAAATCAGACTCAAGAAAAAAACCTGGCTTGTTGTATAATCCACAATAGTTTGTTCTACGTAATCGGAATTTATcggaattttataaattttttttcggcgATAGTAGTAGAATCACTTAACTTCAATAAGAaacctttatttttatattaaatcaaaGACATTATGATGGATCTTCTACATAAACGGTTTCAAACTATCAGTGGGCTCTAAAGGGTTATTCGATTAAGATCTTTAGAATGGACCCCAAACAATTTTCCAGAGATTTTCGATCATAGCTTCAGTTTAATGACATTGGTATTTTCAATGAAAAGCTCTTTAAAATGTTTCTTCAAATTAAACGATGTGCAGCTTCTTAATACAGGCTGGCCTCATAGTGCAGGTCCCTTAAAACTCCTTTTTGCATATGAGATATTTTTGTTCAATCTGtcgcttaaaaatttattttgactttattttaaatataagacTCTCTATCGGGCACAACAAAATTAGTTCTTTTTTACTGAGTTTTTCATTACTTTTCCAGCAACTTATGTGAAACAGCGATGATTTCGGCAAGAACGCTTCCTTGAGATCGTCACAGTTCCAAAGACTACTTGTATGTGCCAGCagtcttgaacagttttgattcgatttagacaatttttggttaaaaactggcatattttaaaagcattattcacgcaatgtTTTACGcagatataatcattgttgcttgatttgcatactggaaagtgaaaaaatcagatggaatttaaatggtgttatatcGGAAAtatgcgtggttgtaatccgatttcacccactataacatagaaatatgagaagaatgttatggaccgagtttggttgaaatcggttaagcaaatcccaagatatgggttttcacctaaaagtgggcggtgcttggtttatcgcgcttttagtagtttttaacagtaccgtcgATAAAGatgctaaaattatttgttctcagtgaattttgttattatagctttagtggtttaggacaCATGCACATTAACATATTAAGGGGCGAGACCGCGcacacattttaaataattttaatctgcagatgcccctccctaatgtgatcctgtataccgaATAACAGTTTTGTAGGTTATTGTgaaacttagttatggcaatttatttgtttttgattaatggctctttgtgggcgtggtagtgggcAGTGCTACCAAGAAAcatttgtaccaagtttcataaagaaatctcaatttttactaaaattacagcttgcacagacggacggacggacagacagtcaccctgatataaactcgtctcttcaacctgatcatttatacaatatatatattatataaccctatatctcacTTGATTAGtgactattatactctgtagcaacaagttgcgagagtataaaaatacagcgAGACTTTAACTGACTTCAATTTGAATTCAAAGAGGGGTCCATTTTGGGAAAGCAAATGGTGGACCTGACGTACAGCAACTGACATCGCATTAGCATCATTAACACGTTTATAATTTCTTAAGCGTATGGCGATGGAATTTAAATCGTAAAAGGAATTCCATCGTGCCTTCATATATGATAAAAAGATGACTTTGACAAAAGGTCTTTGTTTTCtattacaacaaaatatattcatCCATTAATTTAGAAATATGTTTTCGAATTATTGTTGCAATCGAACGTGCTATCGCTAAAAACATAACAAAGGGTCGATTCTTTTTACTTGATCTGAGTGAAAAGATTTATTTACGAGCGTGAACAAAATGAACAGGGTGACAAGTTACACGCGTCTCGCATAACTAATTATGAGCAGTGTgtaaaaaaaccgaaaaatatatatacaaatataaagctTAATGGATAAACTCTATTTTAAGAAGTATTAACagtatttttacatacatattatgttTGACTACAGTCTCAGTGAGGTCAGAAATTTAAAGCCTGAGATGAATGATAACTTCAGATTATTTTCTTGATAGTCGGGTCTCCGTACTTGGAACAAAACCTGTTATATATCTGACAGAGGATGACCAACTCTGCAGAATAACCTTCAATACATttcagcaatattttttaacaataatagtCGGATATCAACTCTTGGTCCAATTTTTAGCTATCTTAGAAGTATTTCTTGTAGAAAGCGCACACTGAACTACCGTAGAGTAGAGTAAGTCTCTTAACTAAAACTAAGTAAAGTAGAATCGGCAGAATGAAGAGCATGTAGGAATGATGATGAGAAGcttgaaattatattatcttcCACGACTTCCAAAGTTCCAACTAAAAACATTTGAACTTGGTCAGCTTGGACGGCAAAATATCAAGTATTTTATCAAATCCATTGAGTTGCTGAATAAGGCTTCATAGGTTGCCACTTGGGCGCACAATGGGTCTAATGTTTGGAGGATTAAAGATTTAGCAGTACTAAAAGTCGGGAGCTTAAAAAAGACTtatagtaagaaaaaaaaatttttttaatctttaaatATAAGGAGTTTGATTTACTCGTATATAGAACGTCATAAATTTGGAAGTATAATTTAAATACTAGAGAGCATTACAAAGTGTGATTAAGATTATTCaaacatgaaataaaaaacacgaaataaaactaacttttatttaacaatttgtcTTCAGAGGTACAGTCAGAAAACGGTAAAACTTGAtgtcaaaataattgcaaaaaaagcGTTTTATTCACAAAGCTTATCTGTTGCTAGCTGATTATagtagtttatatattttatttataatttttttattatgtttgtaaataaactttcgtgttattgtttatatttgaaTTCGTTCTACTGAACTTTGACGTTAAGCGGTTTATTTTGTAGCGAAAATTAACATTTGATGTCAcaaagtataaaaaagtatgtacaactatatttatgatatgtgtttatacatgcatgtatgtttatataatatggcGAAGGCGAAATCAAGgcgtaattttttctgtgtattTTGTTAATACTTTTCGATTAAGTACGATTTAATCCGATTTCATAAAATAGGACACGCAATGATTATATTTGCATGTTgtgaatacatatgtaa
This genomic window contains:
- the LOC106614526 gene encoding invertebrate-type lysozyme 3, which encodes MYYGKYLIAALFCVGFAMLINAQEKPVTDVCLGCICEAISGCNRTATCTGGVCGLFRITWPYWSDGGKLTLNGESPESETAYANCVSDPYCAANTIQNYMTKYAQDCNGDNQVDCFDYAAIHKLGGYGCKGELGYNYQTTLSNCLNLFQG